GCTCTCCGGGGTCGCGTTTGCAGTTCTGGGATAGGCTACTCGCGTGCTTTCAGGGCGGCCAGCAAGTCAAGCCGCCGGACGCGCCGCGCGATGGTCAGCGCGGTCACCATGGAAGCCAGGAGGACAACGATCGCCGAGATGGAAAACGTGGCCGGCTCGACAACGAATGGCATCCGGAACAATTCCGACGCGCTGGCCCACGCCGTCAGCCGCGCCAGAGCGTAGCCCAGCACGAGACCGACGGGCACGCCCGCAAGCGTCACGATCGCGAGCTCGCCGATCTGGAGCCACACCACTTCGGCCTTCGTGAATCCCAACACGCGGAGCGTCGCCAGATCGCGGCTGCGTTCGGACAGCGACGTTCGAGCTGCGTTGTATACCACCCCGATCGCTATGACGACGCTGAATCCGATCAGGAATGTGCGCATCATGCCCAGGTTCTGGTCCAGGATATCCTCGAACGCCTGCCTCGTGGCAGCCGTGGAACCCACTGCAACGATGCGGGGAGTCTGCTCGACGCGTGCATAGAACGCATCAAGCTGGTTCGGATCGACGCGTGCGTACACGCCATCGACGACGCTCGGTTCTCGAAGCTGCCGATTGAGTTCCTCGATGCTGGCGTACACAGCGAGCCCCGAGAAATCGTCCACCGTGGCCGCCACGATCGGCTCCAGCACCGGGCGCCGGCCGTGCAAGACTTCGGCGCGCACGCGTTCGCCCGGCACGATATCCAGCGCTCTGGCGAGTTGGCTCGACACGACGATGCCCCGGTCCGGCAGCGGGACGGGCCGGCCGTCCATGTCAAGCAAGTGATGCATGCCGTCCCGACGCGAGAGGCCGACAATGCCCGTTCTCCGTTCGTAGGGCCCATTTCGCAGGCGTACCGCCACGGCTCGATAGGGCTCGACCGCACGCACGCCGGGCAACGCCCGTATGGCCCGGACCGCATCGGCGTCCGTGTCGGCGGCAAGCACGATGTCAAGGTCGCGCTGCTGGACGCGTTCGAACTGGAAACGCATCACGTAGTCCATGGCGTCTTCGGTGAATCGGCCGACCACGAGGATCGCCGTTGCCATGGCCACGCCAAGCGTTGACAACACCGTCTTGATCGGCCGTCTCTCGAGGTAGCGAAGCACCATGCGCAGGGAGGTAGGCAAGATGGTGGTGATGCCAAGCCGCTCTCCGATCATGCGGTGGTAGGACATCGGGGCGGGGGGCTTGAGTGCCTCGGCCGGCGGAATCAGCATCACGCGGCGCAGCGTAAGAAGTACCGCAACCATGCCCGAGGCAAGGCCAACCGCCACGCCGAGCGCCGCAAGCGATGGGCTGAGCACGTAAGCGAATGAGGGAAAGTCGAAGAAAGCGGCGTACATCGCGGTCAGTCCACGCCCCATCAGCGCGCCGCCGAGCAGCCCCAGGGCCGCGGACATGATCGCAATCGCGAGCGCGAATCCCAGATAGTGTCGCGCAATTTCCCACGCGGTATAGCCAAGGGCTCGCAGCGCCGCAATCTGCTCGCGCTGAAGGGCCATCAATCGGCCCAGGATCAGGTTCAGCAGGAACGCCGATACGGCTAGAAAGATCAAGGGTGCAATCAGGGCGGTACCGCGAAGTTCCTCGAACTCGTTCTCCAGGATCTGGTGCGAAGGCTGGTCCGAGCGACCGTACGCGCCGGTTCCTCCAAAGGGCGCGAGCATCTGATCGACACTCGCGATGACGGCGCGCTCATCGGCGGTGGCGGTCAGCAGGAACGTCACGTCGTTGAAGGCGCCATCCATATCGAACGCCGCTTCCATCTCGGTCCGGCCCATCCAGAAGACCGCGTATCGGTCGTATTCGGGCAGGATACCGCCGGGGGGAATGAGGAACACGAACTCCGGCGAGATACCCACGCCCACGATGCGCAGCATCTGCGACCGCCCGCCCATGATCGCACGGATGGTTGAACCGGGCCTCAGGCCATGGGCGGTGGCGAAACGACTGTTCACGATGACCTCGCGGCCACGCTCACCCTCGGGCATTCGCCCTTCCAGCAGGTGCACCTCGTTCAAGCCACCCCGACCGCGCTCAGGGAGCGACACGATGGCGGCCGATGCGGGCTCGCGCATCGACGGGACGTCGAGCAACACGCGATCGACGATGCGCGTATCGACCGATGACACGCCCGCGATGGTTGCGAACCTCTGGGTCAATGACTCGGGAGCACGCCTGGCATGGGCGAAGACGTCGGCAAACCGGTTCCGCTCGTAGTAGGCTTGCGATGCCGCATGCAAGCTGTCGAGCATGCTCAGGGCCATGACAAACGTCGCGATGCCACACGCCATGACCAGCGACACCGCGATGGCCTGTTCCTTCATCCGCCAAAGGTCGCGCAGCAATTTTTGATGAATCGTCTTCATCCCGTTCACCACGAAAGCTCACGGGCAGGCCTGCGATCGGCGTTGATGTCCACGCGAGCAATCTGGCCATCGGACAGTGACACGACGCGGTCGCCCATGCCGGCAATCACGGCGTTGTGCGTGATGATCGCCGTCGCCGTGCCGAGCTCTCGGTTGGCATGTTCGAGGGCCTCGAGCACGATCACGCCCGTCTTCGAATCCAGCGCACCGGTCGGTTCATCGCACAGCAGGACCCGCGGCCGCTTGGCGATGGCTCGTGCGATAGCGACGCGTTGCTGCTCCCCGCCCGAGAGTTGGCTCGGGAAGTGATCGAGCCGATGCGACAGACCGACGAGATCGAGCGCCGCTTCGGGCGTCATCGAATCGGTTACGATGTCCGTAATGAGCGCGACGTTCTCTCGAGCGGTTAGGCTTGGGATGAGGTTGTAGAACTGGAACACGAAGCCAACGTGCGCACGACGGAAGCGGGTAAGCACCGCATCGCTCGCACCGGTCAGGTTCTTGCCCAGGTACTCGAGCGTGCCGGACGTCGGCGTATCCAGCCCGCCAAGGATGTTCAGCAGCGTCGACTTGCCACTCCCGCTGGGCCCCAGCAGCACGACCAATTCGCCCGCGCACAGCTCGAAATCGACCGATCGCAGCGCATGCACGTCGACGTCGCCGACGTGGTATACCTTGGAAATGCCCCGAGCCACGAACACCGGCCCGCCGGTCATCGCAGGATCGAAACCGGCCGCACTCGCTGCTCGGCCACCATCCATTCGCAACTATACCTTCGATGACCAGCGACGATCCCAGCGAAAGTCTGGCGTCGCCGGGGGGAAAGGCCCCGCCCCAGCGAGTACCTCGTGCACGCGAGCGTACGTGCATCGATCGGGAGCATTGACGGAGGCATCAAGGCTGCACGACCAAACTACCAATGCCCGCTTCGTGAGATCATGAGCCACCACGACACCGAATGCGCCGAGCGAGCCCGGAGGCGACCAGCCCCAGGGCCATCAGAAGCGGCGCGTCGCTCTCGCACGTCGACCGGCGGGCATGCCAGCGACGCCCGACTCGTACGCCTCACTTCGAACTATTCTGGAAGGGCATTGGGGCAGGGCATTGCAGAATCCTGCAACACCCCGCACAATCACCGAATGAGCGCAACAGGCTCCGAACTACCCGTCGAATCCCCGAGAGAAACGGCCGATTCCGAGCAAGGCGGCGCAGAATGCGGCGCACTGAGCCCCGCAGAGCACACGGTCATTGGCTGGATGCTGGCGCGTCCCTGTCCAAAGCCTGTCGGGTTGCGACCTGCGACTTGAGAAGCCCCAGGACCTCGCCCACGGGCATCGACGAGAGCAACCACGGCTCGACGATGAAAGCGCCGCCCCCGTCGATCGGCTGGACCTCCCACAACCACACGTGTCGTCCATCCAGCCACGAGGCCGTCGTGCGGACCTGGCGGACCACGCGGACGCGGGTAGCCGGGTGGACCATCCTGGCCCTGCAATGGAACATCTGGCCCGGTATGAGCGCCACGCCATCGAGGGAAACATCGGGCCGGTACTCGATACCGCCCTGGTGGATCGACGCGGGGTTGTGGATGATCGGGGCCATTCCAAACAATACCCGATCATCGTGCCGTGGTCCATTGCTCGTCGGACAGGCGCATCGCCCCTGACCCCACGCGGGCACACGCCCCCCTACCCCCTGGCTACACCCCGAGGCCTGCTCACTATTGTATGCGCATTGTTCGCTAAAGTGTAGCCACGGCTACGGATTGTGGACCGGGACCGCCCTAACGCTCGCCCATATCCTCGACGCATGGCCGACCACGACCTCGAACGCGCCGTAGAACGGGCACTAAAACGCCGGGACCGCGCCCGATCCCGTAACGCCATCATCATCGTCGTGCTGCTGCTCGTGGTCCTTCCGGCCATCCTGCTCGTCGTGCGCTATCTCATGCTGGCGGAGTGACCGCGATGGACCGACGAGCCCGAGAGCGAGAACTCGACCGCATCGAGTGGGAGCAAGACCGACTCAATCGTGGACTGCCCGAAGATGGCGGCGGGCTAGGCCCGGAGAACAGCTAACTGCGCTTGCCAGTCTGAAAGAATCCTGCGATACTCGGTAGCGGCATTGTCTGGCAGGTAGTCATCCTGTAGCCGGAGAAGATCGTCCACGGTCTTGGCGGCAGTCTTTTCCTGAGATTTGCGGGACTTATGGCGAAACAGAGCTTGGCGTCGAACCTCGTTGTAATCCCGCAGCACGACCGCAACTTGCTCATCTACCTGGGCGTAGACGCTCCAAAACACCTCGACGACGCTGTCGTACATCTCGGGCGTTAGACGGCTTGCGTGAGCCACAGCTAATCCGTAGTACCGAAGTGTGTCACATGCCCGCTCGCACTGGACCAATTGGTCCTTCGTATCGCGGATGCTGGCCATCACGGCGGATGCCCGCTGGACGCTGTGGTCGAACTCCGCGACAAGGAACTGATCGGTCCCGCCTCGACGGAGCTTTCTTGGCTTTGGCTTGGGCGGCAGTTGAGGCGGCATAGCGACAGCGTATGACCCTTGCACCCTGACAGAGATAAGCGACTGCCACGTGCTACGGCGTCATTCCCCGACCGATCGCCGCCAAGATCAGCATGAGCCCGAAGCCGATCAGGAACACGAGCACGCTCGACAGGATGATGCCGAGGGCCACGGCCCATACGACCTTGTGGTAGAGGGCATCGAAGTACGCGCTCTTGCGGCTGGTGAGCGCCCGCCGAATCTCGGCGGCATCGAGGGCGACCGCCCGCGCCAGCTTGCTATTGACCTCGATGGCATCCTCGATGCGCCGGAGCCGATCATCGAGGCCCGCGTCGGCACCGGGCTGGCGCTCGTCGGCCACGGGCTCAACCGCCTCGACCGCCATGCCCATGTTGTTGGCGACGACCTGCGCCTCGTCCCGGTCGGCCGCCTCGATGCGGTGCTCGACCTCTCGCCCCGTCAGTTTGTCTACGCCCCGCACGACGAACTCGCTCATCGACGATTCTAGTGGGGCTGGCCAAGCTGGATGTACGGGTTGGGTTTGACTTCCGTTTGGTCGGGCCCTACCATTGTGCATCGATCTGCATGGTCGGCACGGGGCATGTGCGGGCAGTGGCCAGCCGCCCCAACCATCTCGGCCTGAGCCGCTACCGCGACGCCCCTCACGCCCGGTCTGTTCCACGACCGCCCAGTGAGGCCCAGCCGCAAGCCCAATCACGGCGAGATGATTTTTCGAGTAGATGGGGGCATCTCTCGGAGGATCATCCATGATCCAGTTTGCTCAGGGCCATAAGGCCCAAGTGGACGTGCGCCTGCTCGACGCTGGCGAAACGTCCGAGTTGCTGTCCATCTCTCGTAGAACCCTGGCGAGACTCACCGCGTCCGGGGCCATCCCGTCCGTGCTCTTGAACACGTGCCGCCGGTACCGATCCGATGCGTTGCGGGCGTGGATCGCCAAAGGTGCGCCAACCGAGCCGGGCGCGGGCGAGGCCATCATGGCCGAGTTGGGCGAGGGGGTGCAGGCATGACCGAGCACCACAACGACCTCGACTATCAACCCGACTGCGAACTCGTCGAACTGCGGCCGATCATGCTGCGCCACCGCGAAGTTGCCGACGTGTTGGGCGTGAGCGAACGCACCGTCTACGAGTGGCGCGAGAATCGGGGACTTCCGTTCGTGCGCATCGGCACCACCGTCCGCTACCCCGTGGCCGGGCTCGAACGCTGGGCCGCCGACCTTTCGGAAGGGGGCGCATGATGCTGGCAGAGAACCAAAGCCGCCCCGGAGTTTGGCGACAGACGGGGCAGTGTAAGACTACATGCAATTATAGGGCCGATGACCTCGAAGCGCAACTCGAACGGGCCTGTGCGTTTCTGTTCCACTGGGACGGAACCACGACGTTACCTGGCCACGGCCTTCGGCAGTGGGAACGCGATCGGGACAATCGCGCGTGGATTACCGGCTTCCCAGACTTGGCCGTCGAAGTCTACGAGCGGCTGCACATCTGGACGCGCGATGCAGACGTGCGCGTTGCGTGGCGTCGGTGTCAACGCTGGACGAGCCGCACTGTGCTGGGCCTTGACGAACCACGCCGGGCGACTCCTGTGCCGCTGTCCGCCGTTGTGCTGCGAGACCTCACCGCAGCCGCCATCCGTCAGGCGGTGGGCGCATGAGAGTACAAGAACAACATCCACCGACGTTCCATCTCGACGACTTCACGCCCAGCGCCGAGATTCAACTGCCCGAGGCGTTTAAGCCCTTTCCCATGGAGGCGTTGCCCGGGGCCGTGGGTGCGTTCGCGGTCGAGGGCGCAGCATCCATCGGCTGTGACACGTCCTACATCGTGCTGCCCATGCTGAGCGCCCTGGCGTCCGCCATCGGGAACACGCGGCGTGTCGCGCTCAAGCGGGCATGGGAAGAACCGCCGATCATCTGGACGGCCATCGTGGGCGAGAGTGGCACGGCCAAGAGCCCAGCGCTCGACCTAGCTCTAGGGCCCGTACGCGAGCGTCAGCATCGGGCGATGAGGGAGCACGCCGAAGCCCAGGAACTCCACGAGGCCGCGATGGCCGAGTGGAAGGCTCAACATGGGCGCAAGGACGCCGACGCATCATCGGCCCCGGTACCGCCAGTGTGCCGCCGTACGCTGACCGACGACACCACCACCGAGGCGATAGCCCACCTGTTGGGTGAGAACCCGAGGGGGCTGCTCGTGGCCCGCGACGAGTTGGCCGGATGGTTTGGGGGATTCGATCGCTACACGGGCGGCAAGGGGGGCGACGCACCCAAGTGGCTCGAAGTGTTCGGGGGCCGAGCACTGATAACCGATCGTCGGGGCAGTGGCACAACGTACGTCCCCCGCGCCAGCGTCTGTATCTGCGGGGGCATCCAGCCGGGCATCCTGCGGCGCGCGCTCGGAGCGTCCAACATCGAGAACGGCCTAGCTGCGCGTCTGCTGTTCGCCATGCCACCGCGCACCCCGAAGCGGTGGACCGACGACGACGTAACCGAGGCCACCGAGCGGGCGCTCGACCGCGTGTTCGATCGGCTGTACGCCCTCGAACCCGACTACACGGATGGCGAGGATGAGCCCCGGCTGGTGCATCTGAGCCCGGAGGCGAAGCGCGAGTTTCGGTCGTTCGTCAATCGGCACGGCGAGCAACAGATGCAGCACGATGGCGCACAGGCTGCCGCGTGGTCGAAGCTAGAGGGCTATGGGGCACGATTCGCCCTCGTGGTCCACCTGACGCGGTGGGCGGCGGGAGAAGCCGTTGAGGCTGACACCATCGACGTGCAGAGCGTGCGGTCCGCTATCGCGATGGTCGAGTGGTTCGGCCGAGAGACCGGCCGGGTCTACGCCCTGCTCGAAGGCGACGACGTGGACGATGCACGCGGCAAGCTGGTCGAACTCATCCAGCGCAAGGGGGGCGATGTCAGCGCCCGCGAACTCGTCCAAGCATGCTGGAGCATCCGCAAAGCGCCGGAAGCCGAGGCCGCGCTAAACGATCTCGAAACGGTCGGTGCGGGCCAGTGGTACAGGGTGCCGAGCACATCGAGGGGCGGGAGACCATCTCGCCGATTCCGGCTAGCACCACCTCTACAACCTCAACATCTACGAAACCGCCCGCCAGAGCGCGCGAATGGGGGTTTCGTGGATGTAGAGGCCCAGCACCCCGACACGCACGCCCCGTTTCGCCAATAACCTCGTAGGGAGTCTCATCGCATGGCAAGTATCGCACACGACCGAAAGAACAACACCCGGCGCATTCTGTTCGTGGATGGGAACCGCAAGCGCAAGACCATCCGGCTGGGCAAGATGAGCGCCAAGGACGCCGCCACCGTCTGCCACCACGTCGAGGCGTTGCTAGCCGCGAAGCTGGCGGGCTCGTCGGTGGCCCGTACGTCGGCCCTGTGGCTCGCCGACCTTGGGGACGTGCTCCACGACCGAATCGCCCGCGCCGGGCTGTGCGAGCCGCGTACGGCCCCGGAAACGCGCACTCTTGGCGGCCTGCTCGATTCATATTTCGACGTGCTTGACGTGAAGGACAGCACACGCGGGCGCTACGAGCAAACCGAGCGGCTGCTGGTGGAACACTTCGGGAGTGAGATGCCTCTCGCGAAGATCACCATTCGAGAGGCAGAGGGCTGGCGCGCCGCGCTGGTCGAGCGTGGGCTGGCCCCGGCCACCGTGTCAAAGAACATCGGTATCGCCCGGCAGATATTCCGCAAGGCCCACCAGTGGTCGCTCATCGCATCCAATCCCTTCGAGGGAGTGAAGGCGGGAAGCCAGCACAACCGGGAGCGCCTGCACTACGTCCCCCGTGCTGACGTGGAGCGCCTGCTCGATGCGGCCCCGTCGATCGACTGGAAGGCCATCATCGCCCTTGCCCGCTGGGGTGGGCTCCGCACACCGTCCGAAACCCTGAGCGTCCGCTGGGTGGACGTGGATTGGGACCGCGGCCGTCTGCGGGTGCGTTCGCCCAAGACCGAAGGCCACGAAGGGAAGGGCGAGCGGATCATCCCCCTGTTCCCCGAGTTGCGGGCGGTGCTGGTCGAGGCGTTCGAGGCGGCCCCGGATGGTGCTGTCTATATCGTCAACGGCTACCGGGACGCCACGGCCGCCAACCTTCGGACGCAACTGGGGCGGATCATCGAGCGGGCTGGGCTCCAAGCGTGGCCCCGGCTGTTCAACGCCCTAAGAGCGTCGAGGGCCACCGAGTTGGCCGCCGACTACCCAATCGCGGTCTGCACGTCCTGGCTTGGACACACGGCCGCCGTGGCCCAGGCCCACTACCACATGGTTCGGGAGAGCGACTTCGCCCACGCGGCCGGGAAGAGCACCGAATTGGCCGGCGCACGAAGCGGCGCACAGGCGGCGCAGATTGCGGCGCAGCACACGCCCGCGAACAACCGCGATGTTCGGAAGGCGAGCCCACAAAACGTGTCTGGGGGGGCGTTTGTGCAGGGCATTGCAGAAACCTGCAACCTCCCGCACAACTACCGAATGAGCGCAACAGGACTCGAACCTGTGACCTCTGCCATGTGACGGCAGCGCTCTAGCCAACTGAGCTATGCGCCCGAATCGTCCCCGAGGGGCCGTGAGTATACGCCGGCTATCGCGACCCGTCGCCCGCGTCGTTCAGGTCGATGTGCTTGGCGTGGCGGAGGTTCTCCCCCGTCTCCCGGTAGATCAGGTCCCGGCAGATGCCCGCCATGACGTCGGCGGTCCGCTCTAATTCCCGACCCACCCGGTAGATGTACAGGCCCGCGAGGTCGCCCTGCGGTTCGTTGTTGATGATGTCGATGGTCTCGGAGAACAGGGTCTTCTCCAAGTCATCGATCAGCTCATCCTCGGCGATGATCTCACGGGCGGCGTCCAGGTCCTCGTCCAGCACGGCCCGAAGCGTCTTGTGGCAGCAAGCTGGCACGCGGTGAGCCATCTCGATAAGCGACGTCGGCCAGCGGGGCTCGAGCCCGGCCTTGACCATCCGAGACGCACACTTGGCGATGCTGGTGGCGTGGTCACCCACCCGCTCAACCTGCGTATTCACACGCAGGACGAACAGCACCTCGCGAAAGTCACTGGCAACCGGGTGCTGCATCAGCAGCAGGTCGAGGCAGGCATTCTCGATCTCGAGTTCCTGCCGATCGATGACATCATCCTGCTTGCGGACCGCCTTTGCCTGCGGCCGATCCAGACGCAGCAACGCATCCAGGGCCTGCTCGATCATGGCCGTGGCGTACGAAGCTTCCTTGATGAGCTGGCGCTTCAGGCCGATGATCTGCCGCGGCAGGCCTTGCCCGCCGATCTGTCTCTGGTATCCCTGCTGTGGTTCCATGAACGCGCCACCCCTCCGTGAGCAGTCGGTCTTGTCGGTGCGAGGGTTGCCCAGAAGACCATCGGTGATTCTAGGCATGTCGCTTCATCATGCGTACGCTCTAACAGATGTCCCCACCGCCGCCAAGCAGCGCCGCGACCGCACGTCCGCACGCCATTCGGACCGATCCGGCAAGCTCACATTGCCCCTCAACGGACCGGCAGGAAGACGCACTCGTTGCGTCTCCGGCACCGGCCGGCCTTGTTCGCCCGGCTGCGCCCATCGCCCTTGCAACGCCACCCAGACGCGGCCGGGTCACGGCGACGCTGGTGTCGCTCTGGAAGCGATCGGTTCGCCGACTCCTGCGTCCGGCGCTGGTGCCGCTCGAAGACGCCATTGCCGGTGCGGGTGGATGGCACGCCTGGCGCGGCGGGCTCGATGGCTGCCTCACCAGTGCCATCGGCGACGTGCACATCGAGCGCCGCCTCCGCGACGAGCTCGCCTACTGGGTTCGGGCCGTCCACGTCCCAGGCGCCCACGAGGCCATCGACCCAGCTTATGGCGACTTCCACGCCGTGTTCGCGCGCTGGCAGACCGACCGCTGCAAGGAGCTGGCCGAGTGGCTCGGCGCGCCCGACGCCGTCGCGTGGCAGACCCAGACGTCAGTCCTGGAAATCGGAGGTGGTCCACACCCGATGGTGGCCCAAGGGACGTGGCGATACGCCGCGGCCGTCGATCCGTTGAACGACGGGTATGCATCATGCGGGCTCTTCCCGCCCGGCCCGCTCGGGTTCACGCCCATTGCCGCCTCGGGCGAGCAGATTCCCGTTGCCGGCAGCACGTTCGATGTCGTGGTGTGCGACAACTGCCTCGACCACGTTGCCGATCCCGGCCGCGTCGTGGCCGAGATCGGGCGCGTGCTGAAGCCAGGCGGACACGCCTGGATCCTCGTCGACCTGCGAAGCACGGTCGACGACATGCATCCGCATGCCTTCACGCCCGAGTTACTTTCGGCCATGCTGATCAGCCAGGGCCTGGACATCGTGCGTGACCGCATGGGCGAGCACGCCAGCCACCCGCTGGCCTATGGCGAGATCCGGGTGCTGGCTCGCAAGCGAACCGACCGACCGGGCTGATCTGCCCATAAGAAAACCGCCGGTTGTCCCGGCGGTCCTGGGTGATTTCGATCGCATCGATCCGGATCAGCGACGGCGACGCATGCTTGCCAGGCCGGCCATTCCGGCGAAGGCCAGGAGCGAAGCGGGCGCGGGAACGACGTAGAGGTTGTCCCAGCCCATGATGTTGCCGTCCGAACCGCCCACGAAGAACCGCATGGCGGTGGGCTGATCCAGCAAAGAGCCCGAGCCGCCGGTCATGAACCAGCCGTCGGGGTTGGCGGTGCTCGACATG
This portion of the Phycisphaerales bacterium genome encodes:
- a CDS encoding FtsX-like permease family protein, which produces MKTIHQKLLRDLWRMKEQAIAVSLVMACGIATFVMALSMLDSLHAASQAYYERNRFADVFAHARRAPESLTQRFATIAGVSSVDTRIVDRVLLDVPSMREPASAAIVSLPERGRGGLNEVHLLEGRMPEGERGREVIVNSRFATAHGLRPGSTIRAIMGGRSQMLRIVGVGISPEFVFLIPPGGILPEYDRYAVFWMGRTEMEAAFDMDGAFNDVTFLLTATADERAVIASVDQMLAPFGGTGAYGRSDQPSHQILENEFEELRGTALIAPLIFLAVSAFLLNLILGRLMALQREQIAALRALGYTAWEIARHYLGFALAIAIMSAALGLLGGALMGRGLTAMYAAFFDFPSFAYVLSPSLAALGVAVGLASGMVAVLLTLRRVMLIPPAEALKPPAPMSYHRMIGERLGITTILPTSLRMVLRYLERRPIKTVLSTLGVAMATAILVVGRFTEDAMDYVMRFQFERVQQRDLDIVLAADTDADAVRAIRALPGVRAVEPYRAVAVRLRNGPYERRTGIVGLSRRDGMHHLLDMDGRPVPLPDRGIVVSSQLARALDIVPGERVRAEVLHGRRPVLEPIVAATVDDFSGLAVYASIEELNRQLREPSVVDGVYARVDPNQLDAFYARVEQTPRIVAVGSTAATRQAFEDILDQNLGMMRTFLIGFSVVIAIGVVYNAARTSLSERSRDLATLRVLGFTKAEVVWLQIGELAIVTLAGVPVGLVLGYALARLTAWASASELFRMPFVVEPATFSISAIVVLLASMVTALTIARRVRRLDLLAALKARE
- a CDS encoding YfjI family protein, whose product is MRVQEQHPPTFHLDDFTPSAEIQLPEAFKPFPMEALPGAVGAFAVEGAASIGCDTSYIVLPMLSALASAIGNTRRVALKRAWEEPPIIWTAIVGESGTAKSPALDLALGPVRERQHRAMREHAEAQELHEAAMAEWKAQHGRKDADASSAPVPPVCRRTLTDDTTTEAIAHLLGENPRGLLVARDELAGWFGGFDRYTGGKGGDAPKWLEVFGGRALITDRRGSGTTYVPRASVCICGGIQPGILRRALGASNIENGLAARLLFAMPPRTPKRWTDDDVTEATERALDRVFDRLYALEPDYTDGEDEPRLVHLSPEAKREFRSFVNRHGEQQMQHDGAQAAAWSKLEGYGARFALVVHLTRWAAGEAVEADTIDVQSVRSAIAMVEWFGRETGRVYALLEGDDVDDARGKLVELIQRKGGDVSARELVQACWSIRKAPEAEAALNDLETVGAGQWYRVPSTSRGGRPSRRFRLAPPLQPQHLRNRPPERANGGFVDVEAQHPDTHAPFRQ
- a CDS encoding helix-turn-helix domain-containing protein; amino-acid sequence: MTEHHNDLDYQPDCELVELRPIMLRHREVADVLGVSERTVYEWRENRGLPFVRIGTTVRYPVAGLERWAADLSEGGA
- a CDS encoding ABC transporter ATP-binding protein, whose product is MDGGRAASAAGFDPAMTGGPVFVARGISKVYHVGDVDVHALRSVDFELCAGELVVLLGPSGSGKSTLLNILGGLDTPTSGTLEYLGKNLTGASDAVLTRFRRAHVGFVFQFYNLIPSLTARENVALITDIVTDSMTPEAALDLVGLSHRLDHFPSQLSGGEQQRVAIARAIAKRPRVLLCDEPTGALDSKTGVIVLEALEHANRELGTATAIITHNAVIAGMGDRVVSLSDGQIARVDINADRRPARELSW
- a CDS encoding helix-turn-helix domain-containing protein codes for the protein MIQFAQGHKAQVDVRLLDAGETSELLSISRRTLARLTASGAIPSVLLNTCRRYRSDALRAWIAKGAPTEPGAGEAIMAELGEGVQA
- a CDS encoding class I SAM-dependent methyltransferase translates to MSLWKRSVRRLLRPALVPLEDAIAGAGGWHAWRGGLDGCLTSAIGDVHIERRLRDELAYWVRAVHVPGAHEAIDPAYGDFHAVFARWQTDRCKELAEWLGAPDAVAWQTQTSVLEIGGGPHPMVAQGTWRYAAAVDPLNDGYASCGLFPPGPLGFTPIAASGEQIPVAGSTFDVVVCDNCLDHVADPGRVVAEIGRVLKPGGHAWILVDLRSTVDDMHPHAFTPELLSAMLISQGLDIVRDRMGEHASHPLAYGEIRVLARKRTDRPG
- the phoU gene encoding phosphate signaling complex protein PhoU — protein: MPRITDGLLGNPRTDKTDCSRRGGAFMEPQQGYQRQIGGQGLPRQIIGLKRQLIKEASYATAMIEQALDALLRLDRPQAKAVRKQDDVIDRQELEIENACLDLLLMQHPVASDFREVLFVLRVNTQVERVGDHATSIAKCASRMVKAGLEPRWPTSLIEMAHRVPACCHKTLRAVLDEDLDAAREIIAEDELIDDLEKTLFSETIDIINNEPQGDLAGLYIYRVGRELERTADVMAGICRDLIYRETGENLRHAKHIDLNDAGDGSR